The proteins below come from a single Halothiobacillus neapolitanus c2 genomic window:
- a CDS encoding YcgN family cysteine cluster protein, with amino-acid sequence MTEHEKPFWLSKRLSDMSAEEWESLCDGCAKCCLQKISDDDDSEGTVFYTDLACDLLDLNTCRCGDYQNRHEKVPTCVWLKPEDLDEFHWLPATCAYRRLAEGRDLPEWHPLKTGRADSARTAGFSVTERARHVDGLNEDDWPEHIVEWPLEESP; translated from the coding sequence ATGACTGAACATGAGAAGCCGTTCTGGCTGAGTAAACGTTTATCTGACATGTCAGCCGAAGAATGGGAGTCGCTCTGCGATGGTTGCGCGAAGTGCTGTCTACAGAAAATCTCCGATGATGACGATAGTGAAGGCACGGTGTTCTACACCGATCTGGCCTGCGATTTACTGGATTTGAACACCTGCCGTTGCGGTGACTATCAAAACCGACATGAAAAAGTGCCCACCTGTGTTTGGCTCAAACCCGAGGATCTGGATGAATTTCATTGGCTGCCGGCGACCTGTGCTTATCGTCGATTGGCTGAAGGGCGTGATTTGCCTGAATGGCATCCGTTGAAAACCGGTCGGGCTGATTCCGCTCGAACGGCGGGTTTTTCGGTGACGGAGCGAGCTCGGCACGTCGATGGGCTTAATGAGGACGACTGGCCAGAACATATTGTTGAGTGGCCTTTAGAAGAAAGCCCATAG
- the gluQRS gene encoding tRNA glutamyl-Q(34) synthetase GluQRS — protein sequence MDRTKRHPATKTTQTYVGRFAPTPSGALHLGSLVAALGSYIDARAHNGLWKVRIDDLDEQRCLPETTEQIITQLLAHGLVPDGEIIQQRTRHERYTEALNRLADNALTYRCRCTRKQLRDAMQTGLASEGPAGPIYPGTCRKRPVAEHEVAGIRFIVPTESIQYTDRFLGQMEQSLSTTIGDPILRRSDDVFAYHLAEVVDNQTMGITHVVRGADLAALTPLHIALHSALFPDSPQPVYGHLPLVLGSNGLKLSKTNHAPALDNRHARENLMAAAAYLGLGAFSNPPTIDEMLKQWTRQWAEQHRIVDTESSKES from the coding sequence ATGGACAGAACGAAACGACACCCCGCCACCAAAACGACCCAAACTTATGTCGGTCGATTTGCACCGACGCCTTCGGGCGCCTTGCACCTGGGTTCTCTGGTAGCCGCGCTCGGCAGTTATATTGATGCGCGTGCGCACAACGGGTTATGGAAAGTGCGAATTGATGACCTGGACGAACAACGATGTCTGCCGGAAACAACCGAGCAGATCATCACCCAACTCTTGGCACATGGGCTGGTGCCCGATGGAGAAATTATCCAGCAACGAACCAGGCATGAGCGCTATACCGAGGCATTGAACCGGTTGGCGGATAACGCCCTCACCTACCGTTGCCGCTGTACGCGCAAACAGCTCCGCGATGCGATGCAAACGGGGCTGGCCAGTGAAGGGCCCGCAGGCCCCATTTATCCGGGCACATGCCGGAAACGCCCTGTTGCGGAACACGAAGTGGCAGGAATACGATTTATCGTGCCCACCGAGTCCATCCAATACACCGACCGCTTTCTGGGGCAGATGGAACAATCATTATCCACAACCATCGGTGACCCGATTTTGCGACGGTCAGACGATGTTTTTGCCTATCATCTGGCCGAAGTCGTCGACAACCAAACAATGGGCATCACCCACGTGGTGCGCGGTGCCGACCTCGCCGCACTCACGCCACTCCACATCGCCCTGCATAGCGCTTTGTTCCCGGATTCACCACAGCCGGTGTACGGACACCTGCCGCTTGTGCTGGGAAGCAATGGGCTCAAACTCAGCAAGACCAATCACGCGCCTGCATTGGATAATCGCCATGCGCGAGAAAATCTCATGGCAGCTGCTGCGTACCTTGGCTTAGGTGCCTTTTCAAATCCCCCTACCATTGACGAGATGCTCAAACAATGGACTCGACAGTGGGCAGAACAGCATCGCATTGTCGACACTGAATCCTCCAAAGAATCTTAG
- a CDS encoding lytic transglycosylase domain-containing protein: MNLDRSLRNFSVRWKRLLLQIMVLTTMVFAPAHADAKAPVSTISPATNHATPNVITDWTPQPAFLAGMAAIAQGDSAAVNAAIAALKDNPLATYLRFRFLLDPPTSDPAPVIAFLQTHPDYVFSAQLKSHTLNSLIRQQQFADYQRLLSVAPELKSNRRLSCQGWQAALELGTLTAQQVKDAEQFWAQGRNQPSYCDPIFKWLQAHDKLTPNLYRQRIKASMIAGNPSFASYLVRAGTSRKIGGLDAYFKRWDEAYKSPQSTLQQALQRYPSYPGHDEQALLIQAFKWLGRSDPQAAHDLLAQLPNSWRINPDEQAEIARVFALKAAYTRMPQAYDWLMALPASVQDKETRTWTARVALRVQDWARLKVAIKAMPVDLSQTPQWQYWLARADDELGKNQEAKARWQALVHTPDYYGLLAADRLGIAYPWPKIPPLPTMDTRAVEKNPIVQLAFYLHAAGLTDDARRAFLSALKEIPPEQIPALTLLAEQSKWHDRVSIAIARMKKQNDPHWFAARFPTPWESTVDAQAKAQGIASNWLYGVIRRESLFMSDVGSGAGAQGLMQLMPNTARWINHKADLGLTTMNLHDPTTSITLGAAYLSYLKDKFNGQLPLAIAAYNAGPGRVRQWLPEDRNLPGDVWVDTILFDETRNYVRAVLSSTMIYAWRESSERESNKSSQNTDNLLSLLTPVQASNPTTLSSVKPAATVVAERVAGN; the protein is encoded by the coding sequence ATGAATTTGGATCGATCATTACGCAACTTTTCCGTTCGATGGAAAAGGTTGTTGTTACAGATCATGGTGCTCACGACGATGGTGTTCGCACCTGCTCATGCAGATGCCAAAGCGCCTGTGTCGACTATAAGCCCAGCCACCAACCATGCCACCCCTAATGTCATTACCGATTGGACGCCGCAGCCTGCTTTTCTGGCCGGGATGGCGGCCATCGCGCAAGGTGATTCTGCCGCCGTGAATGCGGCGATCGCAGCTCTGAAGGATAATCCGTTGGCGACCTACCTTCGCTTTCGATTCCTGCTCGATCCGCCTACCTCTGACCCAGCGCCTGTCATTGCCTTTCTGCAGACGCACCCGGATTACGTATTTAGTGCGCAATTGAAAAGTCATACGTTGAATAGCCTGATCAGACAACAACAGTTTGCGGACTATCAACGACTGTTATCAGTTGCTCCTGAGCTGAAATCCAATCGACGGCTTAGTTGTCAGGGTTGGCAAGCGGCACTTGAGCTTGGTACGTTGACGGCTCAGCAGGTCAAGGATGCTGAACAATTCTGGGCGCAAGGCCGCAACCAGCCATCTTATTGCGACCCGATCTTCAAGTGGTTGCAGGCCCACGACAAACTGACGCCAAATCTTTATCGGCAGCGGATTAAGGCGTCGATGATTGCGGGCAACCCAAGCTTTGCCTCGTATTTGGTTCGGGCTGGTACATCGCGAAAAATCGGCGGATTGGATGCCTATTTCAAGCGTTGGGATGAGGCTTATAAAAGCCCTCAAAGCACCTTGCAACAGGCGCTGCAACGATATCCTTCATATCCCGGTCACGACGAACAGGCGTTGCTCATTCAGGCGTTCAAGTGGCTGGGGCGGAGTGATCCTCAAGCCGCGCATGATTTGCTTGCGCAGTTGCCTAACTCTTGGCGAATCAATCCGGATGAACAGGCCGAAATAGCGCGCGTTTTCGCGCTGAAAGCGGCCTATACCCGTATGCCGCAAGCGTATGACTGGCTGATGGCTCTACCCGCATCGGTTCAGGACAAAGAAACCCGCACATGGACGGCACGGGTTGCATTGCGTGTGCAGGATTGGGCGCGGCTGAAAGTCGCTATTAAAGCCATGCCTGTTGATCTTTCTCAAACGCCACAGTGGCAGTATTGGCTGGCGCGCGCAGATGACGAACTTGGCAAGAATCAGGAAGCCAAGGCGCGTTGGCAGGCATTGGTGCATACCCCTGATTACTACGGACTGCTCGCTGCCGATCGTTTGGGAATTGCCTATCCGTGGCCGAAAATCCCTCCGCTGCCAACGATGGATACCCGTGCTGTGGAAAAGAACCCGATCGTACAACTTGCCTTTTACCTGCATGCAGCGGGGTTGACGGATGATGCCCGGCGGGCATTTCTGTCAGCACTCAAGGAAATACCGCCAGAACAGATTCCGGCGTTGACCCTGCTTGCCGAGCAATCAAAATGGCATGATCGAGTATCGATTGCCATTGCCCGGATGAAAAAACAGAACGATCCGCACTGGTTTGCGGCACGATTTCCGACTCCTTGGGAATCGACTGTCGACGCGCAAGCCAAGGCGCAAGGCATCGCTTCAAATTGGCTGTATGGAGTGATTCGGCGCGAAAGCCTGTTCATGAGCGATGTCGGCTCCGGTGCGGGTGCGCAAGGATTGATGCAGCTCATGCCGAATACCGCACGCTGGATTAATCACAAGGCCGACCTGGGTTTGACGACGATGAACCTGCATGATCCCACGACCAGTATCACTCTGGGTGCCGCCTATCTCTCCTATCTTAAAGATAAGTTCAACGGTCAACTGCCCTTGGCGATTGCTGCCTATAACGCAGGTCCCGGCAGGGTGCGCCAGTGGCTACCGGAGGATCGGAATCTGCCCGGTGATGTCTGGGTGGATACGATTTTGTTCGATGAAACCCGTAATTATGTGCGGGCCGTGCTGTCTTCGACCATGATTTACGCGTGGAGAGAATCGAGCGAGCGTGAGTCGAATAAATCATCGCAGAATACGGATAATCTGCTTTCACTGCTCACACCCGTTCAGGCAAGTAATCCGACGACTCTGTCATCAGTTAAACCCGCGGCCACTGTCGTCGCCGAGCGAGTTGCGGGTAACTGA
- the sbcB gene encoding exodeoxyribonuclease I, translating to MSFLFYDFETTGSDPRCDRPIQFAALRTNDELEPIDSPLTLYATLSPEVLPHPQAVLVTGILPQTLASSGGRPEAEFAALIHAEMMQPGTCAVGFNSLRFDAELLRFMFWRNLRDPYAHEWKSGNSRWDVLDAARAFRLLRPEGIHWPTDEQGAPTLRLEALTKVNVIAHANAHDALGDVEATLAFARLMRAQSPKLFEYLLSLRKKAVVADFVDNPERASFVHVSGRISSTLGSASVFANLGQVQGINTQRLLWDLRFDPTEVLDDDMETLAARRFLRDADAQDNQHRLPIKLLHLNRAPVVVPNAILKEGDIVERMQLDLDAVQKNTRTMAQFKREVADKLHAVLAEQMAFASQDAECALYEGFMPNVDRYALDDFNRVFDQAMAAGGSAQDEPVTEALRKLMAQSWQDARLPELVFRFVARLRPDLLNEDERTQWQSWVDSRLNAAPDQRYMGFAGFFAAIDALMADAAYRDEATLALLTQLKAWGETRIRT from the coding sequence ATGAGTTTTCTGTTCTACGATTTTGAGACCACCGGTTCCGATCCGCGTTGCGATCGTCCAATACAGTTCGCAGCCTTGCGAACCAATGACGAGCTTGAGCCTATCGATTCACCCTTGACGCTGTATGCCACGCTTTCGCCCGAAGTATTGCCGCATCCCCAGGCCGTGTTGGTCACAGGTATTTTGCCTCAAACGCTCGCCTCATCCGGCGGTCGGCCCGAAGCGGAATTCGCCGCACTCATCCATGCCGAAATGATGCAACCAGGCACCTGCGCCGTGGGCTTCAACAGCCTGCGTTTCGATGCCGAACTTTTGCGCTTCATGTTCTGGCGTAACTTGCGCGATCCCTATGCCCATGAATGGAAATCAGGCAATAGTCGCTGGGATGTGCTGGATGCGGCCCGGGCGTTTCGCCTGTTGCGACCCGAAGGCATTCACTGGCCCACAGACGAGCAGGGCGCGCCTACCTTGCGGCTCGAGGCATTGACCAAAGTCAATGTCATTGCCCACGCCAACGCGCACGATGCCTTGGGTGATGTTGAAGCCACACTTGCCTTCGCGCGACTGATGCGCGCCCAGTCGCCAAAACTGTTCGAGTACCTTTTGAGCCTGCGCAAGAAAGCCGTTGTGGCCGATTTCGTGGATAACCCGGAGCGTGCATCTTTCGTGCATGTCTCCGGACGCATCTCCTCCACGCTTGGCAGTGCGTCCGTATTCGCCAACCTTGGACAAGTGCAGGGCATCAATACGCAGCGTCTGCTTTGGGATTTGAGATTCGACCCTACCGAGGTGCTTGATGACGATATGGAAACACTCGCGGCGCGGCGTTTTCTTCGAGATGCAGATGCACAAGATAACCAGCATCGGCTGCCCATCAAGCTGTTGCATCTCAATCGTGCCCCGGTGGTGGTCCCCAACGCCATCCTCAAAGAAGGGGATATCGTCGAGCGGATGCAACTCGATTTAGACGCGGTACAAAAAAATACTCGCACCATGGCTCAATTCAAGCGTGAAGTTGCCGATAAATTACATGCGGTATTGGCTGAGCAGATGGCATTTGCTTCACAGGATGCGGAATGTGCCCTGTATGAAGGATTCATGCCGAATGTGGATCGATATGCGCTGGATGATTTCAACCGGGTGTTTGATCAGGCAATGGCAGCGGGCGGCAGTGCACAGGATGAGCCGGTGACCGAGGCCCTGCGCAAGCTTATGGCGCAGTCGTGGCAGGATGCGCGCTTGCCGGAATTGGTATTCAGGTTTGTCGCCCGCTTGCGGCCCGATTTATTGAATGAGGACGAACGGACTCAATGGCAAAGTTGGGTGGATTCACGTTTGAATGCCGCACCTGACCAGCGTTATATGGGTTTTGCGGGATTTTTCGCGGCAATAGATGCCTTGATGGCTGATGCGGCCTATCGAGATGAAGCGACTCTTGCGCTACTGACTCAACTCAAAGCCTGGGGAGAAACGCGAATTCGAACATAG
- a CDS encoding HPP family protein: protein MSFIVFGPGISDHLTLNQALSPSAMPSQPQAVVPTNSTRRVQDTDEDHSGHDPRREELQGELADGAAPRTSAIGAYESVRHAQKELGPVQFAEQIMTSPVLSLMPDAPISEFRALITRRKIGLVPLIDAQKKLVGIVTKGDLTRQRVRFTDLAPRPVSTIGTPNVLTATTNTNIRELARVLLARDIRGLPIVNDIGDVVGVVTRGDILRALVNYAPLELWL from the coding sequence ATGAGTTTCATCGTTTTTGGACCGGGTATAAGTGACCACCTGACGCTGAATCAGGCATTGTCGCCTTCTGCCATGCCTAGCCAGCCTCAGGCCGTTGTTCCAACGAACAGTACGCGGCGAGTTCAGGATACAGACGAAGATCATTCAGGTCATGATCCCCGGCGAGAAGAATTGCAGGGTGAGTTGGCAGATGGCGCTGCGCCTCGAACGTCGGCCATCGGTGCCTACGAGTCGGTGCGGCACGCCCAGAAGGAATTGGGCCCCGTACAGTTTGCAGAGCAGATCATGACATCGCCCGTATTGAGCCTGATGCCTGATGCACCCATCTCTGAATTTCGTGCGCTAATTACCCGACGAAAAATTGGTTTGGTGCCGCTGATCGATGCACAAAAAAAGCTCGTCGGCATTGTGACCAAAGGCGATTTGACCCGACAACGCGTGCGATTCACGGATCTTGCACCAAGACCTGTATCCACCATCGGGACACCGAATGTATTAACAGCAACGACAAACACCAATATCCGCGAACTGGCCCGTGTGCTGCTCGCGCGGGATATTCGTGGCCTGCCGATTGTCAATGATATAGGTGATGTTGTCGGTGTGGTGACGCGAGGCGATATTCTCCGCGCCCTCGTCAATTACGCGCCATTGGAACTGTGGCTGTAG
- a CDS encoding DUF1841 family protein: MYSNDRRQMRQPFLDAWKKQREGLPMTGLELKISEVIGQHPEYHELMSDPERALEKDWLPENGETNPFLHLGFHLSIREMVEIDQPPGFRQKYQDLCRKTGDLLRAEHQIMECLSEALWRAQRDGTEPDGTALLRCMADIVG; encoded by the coding sequence ATGTACAGCAATGACCGCCGCCAGATGCGCCAACCCTTTCTGGATGCCTGGAAAAAGCAGCGCGAAGGCCTGCCGATGACGGGACTTGAACTCAAGATCAGTGAAGTGATTGGCCAACATCCCGAATACCATGAACTGATGAGCGACCCGGAGCGCGCGCTGGAAAAAGACTGGTTACCCGAGAATGGAGAAACCAACCCCTTCCTTCATCTCGGATTTCATCTGTCGATACGGGAGATGGTTGAAATAGACCAACCGCCCGGTTTCCGGCAAAAGTACCAAGATCTATGCCGCAAAACTGGCGACCTGCTGAGGGCTGAGCATCAGATTATGGAATGCTTGAGTGAAGCGCTCTGGCGTGCCCAACGCGATGGCACCGAACCCGATGGAACGGCGTTGTTGCGCTGCATGGCAGATATCGTGGGCTGA
- the nth gene encoding endonuclease III produces MNKNTRRLLFERLSAQRPNPTTELLFDNGFELLIAVMLSAQSTDVAVNKVTRRLYPVANTPEALLTLGEERLESYLKTLGLYRAKTRNVLATCQILLEKYASAVPRDRAALESLPGVGRKTANVVLNTLFREPVMAVDTHIFRVANRTGLAPGKTVLAVEKALMKHVPKEYLIDAHHWLILHGRYTCKARKPDCGACVVCDLCDYRQKTEGCNPEFTGKYNPSDSLSTETAHVQQ; encoded by the coding sequence ATGAATAAAAATACCCGCCGTCTGTTATTCGAGCGACTTTCCGCACAACGCCCAAACCCGACGACTGAACTGTTATTCGACAACGGGTTCGAGCTACTGATCGCCGTTATGCTCTCCGCGCAATCGACCGATGTAGCGGTGAACAAAGTCACTCGCCGATTATATCCGGTTGCCAACACCCCAGAAGCCCTATTGACGCTGGGTGAGGAGCGGCTTGAATCTTACCTGAAAACATTGGGGTTATATCGTGCCAAAACCCGCAATGTTCTGGCCACCTGCCAAATCCTGCTTGAGAAATATGCCAGTGCGGTGCCGCGAGATCGCGCAGCGCTGGAGTCACTCCCCGGCGTCGGTCGCAAGACGGCAAATGTCGTGCTCAATACCCTGTTTCGTGAGCCGGTCATGGCGGTGGACACGCATATCTTCCGTGTGGCCAATCGCACCGGGCTTGCGCCGGGAAAAACCGTGCTCGCGGTAGAAAAGGCCTTAATGAAACATGTGCCGAAAGAATACCTGATCGACGCCCATCACTGGCTGATTCTGCATGGTCGCTATACCTGCAAGGCACGCAAGCCCGATTGCGGCGCCTGCGTTGTCTGTGATCTGTGCGATTACCGCCAGAAAACGGAAGGCTGCAACCCGGAGTTCACCGGCAAATACAACCCATCCGATTCACTTTCCACGGAAACGGCCCATGTACAGCAATGA
- a CDS encoding cob(I)yrinic acid a,c-diamide adenosyltransferase, which translates to MSDSAESKNRLSRIVTRTGDGGMTGMADGARLSKTHPRVVALGELDELNAHIGLLRSYLKPVNYAHLDAFLEVQQHALFNLGGFIAMASLADGSMLPDLDALEQWVEQSNAGLPPLKEFILPGGSVMLAQSHIARVTARRAERNLWALVAEDASTEPVAVYLNRLSDALFVLARVLGDADGSLVYWRKPSR; encoded by the coding sequence ATGAGCGATTCAGCCGAGTCCAAAAACCGCCTTTCCCGTATCGTGACGCGAACCGGAGACGGCGGCATGACCGGTATGGCGGATGGGGCGCGCCTTTCGAAAACACATCCGCGTGTGGTGGCTCTGGGCGAGCTCGATGAACTCAATGCGCACATCGGATTGTTGCGCAGTTATTTAAAGCCCGTGAATTACGCCCACCTCGATGCGTTTCTGGAGGTGCAGCAACATGCGCTGTTCAACTTGGGCGGTTTTATCGCGATGGCGAGTCTGGCCGATGGTTCCATGCTGCCGGATTTGGATGCACTCGAACAATGGGTGGAGCAAAGCAATGCGGGTTTGCCGCCGCTCAAGGAGTTCATCCTGCCGGGCGGGTCTGTGATGCTTGCCCAATCGCACATTGCCCGTGTAACGGCCCGGCGTGCCGAGCGGAATCTCTGGGCGCTGGTGGCGGAAGATGCTTCGACCGAACCCGTTGCGGTCTATCTCAATCGCCTGTCTGATGCGCTGTTTGTTTTGGCTAGGGTGCTGGGCGATGCCGACGGCAGTTTGGTCTATTGGCGTAAACCATCACGTTAA
- a CDS encoding pyridoxal phosphate-dependent aminotransferase, protein MTEAPESDFSHGVDRANSDCVKYDARADRFGREDVIPLWVADMDFAAPAAILNALKARAEHPVYGYTIYPPDFYSAIQGWLATRHGWNIDTKSILPLPGVVPTLSLLVHLFSQPGDGVLVQTPVYPPIHQMPVSHHRRLLENTLRWTPEGYEIDWDDFTTKAQQARLFILCSPHNPVGRVWRRDELARMAEICIDAGVLILVDEIHADLVYEPNRHIPIASLSPEIAANCITLNAPSKTFNIAGLNTAFAVIENHELRWQVQESVINAGLGSGNVFGITALIAAYQFGSDWLTGLMRQLKENRDRVCRFFAAEDLGIDVTSPEATFLLWLDCRKLMQELKLNDDAALSTFFVEQAGLGLNPGISFGQAGSGFMRLNIGCPANTLTRSLHQLRTAILSA, encoded by the coding sequence ATGACCGAAGCGCCCGAATCTGATTTTTCGCATGGTGTAGACCGAGCCAATAGTGATTGCGTCAAATACGACGCACGCGCGGATCGGTTTGGTCGGGAAGATGTCATTCCGCTGTGGGTTGCGGATATGGATTTCGCGGCACCCGCAGCCATTCTGAACGCGCTTAAAGCCCGTGCCGAGCATCCTGTCTACGGGTATACAATTTACCCGCCAGATTTTTATTCGGCCATTCAGGGCTGGTTAGCCACTCGTCATGGATGGAATATCGATACCAAATCCATCCTGCCTTTGCCGGGTGTTGTACCTACTTTGAGTTTGCTGGTGCATTTGTTCAGCCAACCTGGCGATGGCGTACTCGTGCAAACACCGGTGTATCCCCCCATTCACCAAATGCCCGTCAGCCATCATCGGCGCCTGCTGGAAAACACCCTACGTTGGACACCCGAAGGGTACGAAATCGACTGGGATGATTTCACGACGAAAGCACAACAGGCACGGCTATTCATTCTCTGCTCGCCACATAACCCGGTTGGGCGGGTTTGGCGACGCGACGAGTTGGCACGAATGGCCGAAATTTGTATCGACGCCGGTGTGCTGATTCTGGTGGATGAAATCCACGCCGATCTCGTTTACGAACCCAATCGGCATATCCCCATTGCTTCGCTCTCGCCCGAAATAGCCGCCAACTGCATCACACTGAATGCGCCATCCAAAACCTTCAATATCGCCGGGCTGAACACGGCTTTTGCCGTGATTGAAAACCATGAGCTTCGCTGGCAGGTACAAGAAAGCGTCATCAATGCGGGTTTGGGTTCCGGCAATGTTTTTGGCATTACCGCTTTGATTGCGGCCTACCAATTCGGCTCGGACTGGTTGACCGGATTAATGCGTCAACTCAAAGAGAATCGTGATCGGGTATGCCGTTTTTTTGCAGCGGAAGATCTGGGCATTGACGTAACATCGCCCGAAGCGACGTTTCTGCTCTGGCTGGACTGCCGCAAACTGATGCAAGAACTCAAGCTAAACGATGACGCTGCACTTTCAACTTTTTTTGTCGAACAGGCCGGGTTGGGGCTCAATCCAGGCATCAGTTTTGGTCAAGCCGGCAGTGGATTCATGCGATTGAATATCGGTTGCCCAGCAAACACTCTGACGCGTTCGCTCCACCAATTAAGAACGGCGATTTTGTCTGCCTGA
- the ovoA gene encoding 5-histidylcysteine sulfoxide synthase, translated as MPFVCPPQLDGTDVEAKREEIRAYLHATMDTFERLFSLFVDDSVFFQRPERLRHPHIFYFGHTAVFFVNKLILAKLLPERINPRLESVFAVGVDEMSWDDLNDAHYDWPTVEETRAYRQQVRATVDRLIRTLPLSLPIDWNSPFWPILMGIEHERIHLETSSVLIRQTPIESVKPQPYLWPVCEDVGPNHSNELIPVPAGKVVLGKHDQFYGWDNEYGRHEAQIPAFSASRFLVSNGEFLEFVRDGGYHHDSYWGEEGLAWRQFRQPEHPVFWIADSAQPDGFRYRTLATEIPLPLNWPVDVNQLEAEAFCNWLSAKSGKTIRLPFEDEWYRLVDEADLLDQSDWGGIPPGNLGLGYEASACPVNRFRQGDFYDIVGNVWQWTNTPIYPFEGFEVHPLYDDFTTPTFDGKHNLIKGGSFISTGNEALQSARYAFRRHFFQHAGFRYVHSDYVERINASVYETDSLVSQYAEFGWGQRYFDVNNFPAECAQLCLEAMVDMPTRRALDIGCATGRSSFELARVFDEVTGLDFSARFVRVAEQMKTEGRIRYTLPTEGELVDFREAALPDHLSSTPGKVSFWQADACNLKPQFTGYDLIFAGNLIDRLYDPAKFLRDAAERLNPGGLLILTSPYTWLEEHTPKMQWLGGIRQDGESITSFEGLTQRLHTQFKFIARHDVPFVIRETARKFQHTIAEMTIWKKE; from the coding sequence ATGCCCTTTGTTTGCCCGCCCCAACTGGATGGAACGGATGTAGAAGCCAAACGTGAAGAAATTCGTGCCTACCTGCATGCGACCATGGACACCTTCGAAAGGCTGTTCTCTTTATTCGTCGACGACTCTGTGTTCTTTCAGCGACCGGAACGTCTGCGTCACCCGCATATTTTCTATTTCGGTCATACGGCGGTCTTCTTCGTCAATAAGCTGATACTCGCCAAATTGCTTCCTGAACGGATCAATCCCCGACTGGAATCGGTGTTCGCTGTTGGTGTGGACGAGATGAGTTGGGATGACCTGAACGACGCGCATTACGACTGGCCGACCGTCGAGGAGACCAGAGCCTACCGCCAGCAAGTCCGAGCAACGGTTGATCGGCTCATTCGGACGCTGCCGCTCAGCCTGCCTATCGACTGGAATTCACCTTTCTGGCCGATCTTGATGGGGATTGAGCATGAGCGCATTCATCTGGAAACATCCTCTGTCCTGATTCGACAAACACCCATTGAATCCGTAAAACCTCAACCGTATCTCTGGCCGGTTTGCGAAGACGTGGGGCCGAACCATTCAAACGAGCTGATTCCCGTTCCGGCCGGAAAGGTCGTCCTAGGGAAACACGATCAGTTCTACGGATGGGATAATGAATATGGTCGCCACGAAGCGCAAATTCCCGCTTTTTCTGCCAGTCGCTTTTTGGTCAGCAATGGAGAGTTTCTTGAGTTTGTTCGGGATGGGGGTTATCACCACGATTCTTATTGGGGTGAAGAAGGCTTGGCATGGCGGCAATTTCGGCAACCGGAACATCCCGTATTCTGGATTGCAGATTCTGCTCAGCCAGATGGATTTCGCTACCGGACACTCGCAACAGAAATCCCACTGCCCCTGAATTGGCCGGTCGATGTCAATCAACTGGAAGCGGAAGCGTTCTGTAACTGGTTGTCGGCTAAAAGCGGTAAAACAATTCGTCTTCCGTTTGAGGACGAATGGTATCGCCTTGTGGATGAAGCCGATCTCCTCGACCAGAGTGACTGGGGCGGCATTCCGCCCGGCAACCTCGGGTTGGGTTATGAGGCCAGCGCTTGCCCCGTGAATCGATTCAGACAAGGGGACTTTTACGATATCGTTGGCAACGTCTGGCAGTGGACAAACACACCGATTTATCCCTTCGAAGGTTTCGAAGTTCATCCGCTTTATGACGATTTCACCACGCCCACATTCGACGGCAAGCACAATCTGATCAAAGGCGGTTCGTTCATCAGCACAGGCAACGAGGCACTCCAATCGGCTCGGTACGCCTTTAGACGGCACTTCTTCCAGCATGCTGGCTTCCGTTATGTGCACAGCGATTATGTCGAGCGCATCAACGCCAGTGTGTACGAAACCGATTCACTGGTAAGTCAATACGCCGAATTCGGCTGGGGCCAGCGTTATTTTGATGTTAATAACTTCCCTGCCGAATGCGCTCAGCTTTGTCTTGAAGCGATGGTGGATATGCCCACACGCCGTGCGCTGGATATTGGTTGCGCGACTGGTCGCAGCAGCTTTGAACTGGCACGTGTCTTTGATGAGGTCACGGGTCTCGATTTCTCCGCCCGCTTCGTGCGCGTTGCCGAGCAGATGAAAACCGAAGGTCGAATTCGTTACACATTACCCACCGAAGGCGAACTGGTCGATTTTCGCGAAGCAGCCCTGCCCGACCACTTGTCGTCCACGCCCGGAAAAGTCAGCTTCTGGCAAGCCGATGCTTGCAACCTCAAACCTCAATTCACGGGTTATGATCTGATATTTGCCGGTAATTTGATTGATCGGTTGTACGATCCGGCCAAATTCCTGCGTGATGCAGCGGAACGATTGAATCCGGGTGGCTTGCTCATCCTGACCTCACCTTACACATGGCTGGAAGAACACACGCCCAAGATGCAGTGGCTGGGTGGTATTCGCCAAGACGGCGAATCGATCACCAGTTTCGAGGGGCTGACGCAGCGACTGCACACGCAGTTCAAGTTCATTGCCCGGCACGACGTTCCGTTCGTCATCCGAGAAACGGCACGCAAATTCCAGCACACCATTGCGGAGATGACGATCTGGAAAAAAGAATGA